A region of Bacteroidota bacterium DNA encodes the following proteins:
- a CDS encoding MMPL family transporter, producing the protein MSVAHSLTALSTQRPRWVFAGVLLLTLGLGALIPRLQIDTDPENMLPEDQPARVFHRAVKADFALYDFLVVGVVNEAHPSGVFNAETLTRVHALTRGIEAIDGVVAHEVLSLATVDDVRSDGEGVVRFDWMMDEPPSTDTEALAIQAAVQRQPVFLGTLVSEDRQAAAIYVPIVDKSESHRVAEEIRTLVASSSGDEAVHITGLPVAEETFGVEMFVQMGVAAPMAGLMVFFMLWFFFRSFALITSPMLVALATVIATMGLLIGLGFPVHIMSSMIPIFLMPIAVVDSVHILSEFADRYSTSGDRQQALAEVMEELFTPMLYTSLTSAVGFASLAFAPIPPVRVFGLFVAFGILLAFALTILFVPAYITVMSEAQLAKMSRAAARSLERGSFLSTGLLRLGDRAVRFSKAVVVAAVALVAFSAWGVAQITINDNPVRWFRASHEIRVADRVLNQHFGGTYDAYLVLRHDGEASPTALIDEAEAVVESAGNPVLTAQWADLRADADGDLDALLDGVYDALDFADMGEADTDEVLAVWEDVLAVLEGGGSGGTFRDPATLSYVEALQATLLATDHVGKSNALPDLVKTVHRALRDGDEAYFSLPETSGGVAQTLLSYQSSHRPNDLWHFVTPDYDAATIWVQLKSGDNQDMLAVTEQVAAFIAANPPPGGVTVDWAGLTYLNVVWQEAMVNGMLNALLGSFAIVFVMMFVLFRSLWVALLAMLPLSVTILFIYGLIGWVGKDYDMPIAVLSSLTLGLSIDFAIHFLQRSRVLLAELGDWPAAMQALFAEPARAITRNALVIAIGFLPLLVSPLVPYNTVGVFLATIMAASCLATLLLLPAAMGTARSLRGRRSGSMAPASPTSP; encoded by the coding sequence ATGTCCGTCGCCCATTCTCTCACGGCACTGTCCACGCAGCGGCCCCGCTGGGTCTTCGCGGGCGTGCTGCTGCTCACGCTCGGCCTCGGTGCGCTCATCCCGCGCCTCCAGATCGACACGGACCCGGAGAACATGCTGCCGGAGGACCAGCCCGCGCGCGTCTTCCACCGGGCCGTGAAAGCCGACTTCGCGCTCTACGACTTCCTCGTCGTCGGCGTCGTCAACGAGGCGCATCCGAGCGGCGTCTTCAACGCCGAGACGCTCACGCGCGTCCACGCCCTCACGCGCGGCATCGAGGCCATCGACGGCGTCGTGGCGCACGAGGTGCTCTCGCTCGCCACCGTGGACGATGTGCGCTCCGACGGTGAGGGTGTCGTGCGGTTCGACTGGATGATGGACGAGCCGCCCTCGACTGACACCGAGGCGCTGGCGATTCAGGCGGCGGTACAACGCCAGCCCGTGTTCCTGGGCACGCTCGTGAGCGAGGACCGCCAAGCGGCGGCGATCTACGTGCCCATCGTGGACAAGAGCGAGAGCCACCGGGTTGCCGAGGAGATCCGTACCCTCGTGGCGAGCAGCAGTGGTGACGAGGCCGTGCACATCACTGGGCTGCCTGTCGCCGAGGAGACGTTCGGCGTCGAGATGTTCGTGCAGATGGGCGTGGCCGCGCCGATGGCGGGGCTGATGGTGTTTTTCATGCTGTGGTTCTTCTTCCGCAGCTTCGCGCTCATCACCTCGCCGATGCTCGTCGCGCTCGCGACCGTCATCGCCACGATGGGGCTGCTGATCGGGCTCGGCTTCCCGGTCCACATCATGAGCTCGATGATCCCCATCTTCCTCATGCCCATCGCCGTCGTCGACTCGGTCCACATCCTGAGCGAGTTTGCGGACCGCTACAGCACATCAGGCGACCGCCAGCAGGCCCTCGCCGAGGTGATGGAGGAGCTGTTCACGCCGATGCTCTACACCTCGCTGACCTCGGCCGTCGGCTTTGCCTCGCTCGCCTTCGCCCCGATCCCGCCGGTGCGCGTCTTCGGCCTGTTCGTGGCGTTCGGCATTCTCCTCGCGTTCGCGCTCACGATCCTCTTCGTCCCGGCGTATATCACCGTGATGAGCGAGGCGCAGCTCGCGAAGATGAGCCGAGCCGCCGCGCGCTCCCTCGAACGTGGCTCGTTCCTCTCCACAGGCCTGCTGCGCCTGGGCGACCGCGCCGTGCGGTTCAGCAAGGCCGTCGTCGTGGCGGCCGTGGCGCTCGTTGCGTTCAGTGCGTGGGGCGTGGCGCAGATCACGATCAACGACAACCCGGTGCGGTGGTTTAGGGCGAGCCACGAGATCCGCGTCGCCGACCGCGTCCTCAACCAGCACTTCGGCGGGACCTACGACGCCTACCTCGTCCTGCGCCACGACGGCGAGGCCAGCCCTACCGCGCTCATCGACGAGGCCGAGGCGGTGGTCGAGTCCGCAGGCAATCCTGTGCTGACAGCGCAGTGGGCGGACCTCCGAGCCGACGCGGACGGCGATCTCGATGCGCTGCTCGATGGCGTCTACGACGCACTCGATTTCGCGGACATGGGCGAGGCCGACACAGACGAGGTGTTGGCGGTGTGGGAGGACGTACTCGCCGTGCTCGAAGGCGGCGGCTCGGGCGGGACGTTCCGCGACCCCGCGACGCTCTCCTACGTCGAGGCGCTGCAGGCCACGCTCCTCGCCACGGACCACGTCGGCAAGTCGAATGCGCTGCCGGACCTCGTCAAGACCGTCCACCGCGCGCTACGCGACGGCGATGAGGCCTACTTCTCGCTCCCCGAAACGTCCGGCGGTGTGGCGCAGACGCTGCTCAGCTACCAGTCGTCGCACCGCCCGAACGACCTCTGGCACTTCGTCACGCCCGACTACGACGCCGCGACGATCTGGGTGCAGCTCAAGAGCGGCGACAACCAGGACATGCTCGCCGTGACGGAGCAGGTTGCCGCCTTCATCGCCGCAAACCCGCCGCCGGGGGGCGTGACGGTCGACTGGGCGGGGCTGACCTACCTCAACGTCGTCTGGCAGGAGGCGATGGTGAACGGCATGCTCAACGCGCTGCTCGGCAGCTTCGCGATCGTGTTCGTGATGATGTTTGTGCTCTTCCGCTCGCTGTGGGTTGCTTTGCTGGCCATGCTCCCGCTCTCAGTCACGATTCTGTTTATCTACGGGCTGATCGGCTGGGTCGGGAAGGACTACGACATGCCGATTGCGGTCCTCAGCTCGCTCACGCTCGGCCTCTCCATCGACTTCGCGATTCACTTCCTGCAGCGCTCGCGCGTTCTCCTCGCCGAGTTGGGCGACTGGCCCGCGGCCATGCAGGCGCTGTTCGCCGAGCCTGCGCGGGCGATCACCCGCAACGCGCTCGTGATCGCCATCGGCTTCCTGCCGCTCTTGGTCTCGCCGCTCGTGCCGTACAACACCGTCGGCGTCTTCCTCGCCACCATCATGGCTGCCTCGTGCCTCGCCACGCTCCTGCTGCTGCCAGCCGCGATGGGTACCGCGCGTAGCTTGCGCGGCCGTCGCAGCGGCTCTATGGCGCCCGCGTCTCCAACCTCTCCCTGA